In Glycine max cultivar Williams 82 chromosome 4, Glycine_max_v4.0, whole genome shotgun sequence, the genomic stretch cgttttaattacttttcacACACATAATCGATGATTCGATGGTTATTTTTCCAGAGTATTTTCAAGAGTACTTTAAGTAAGGATCGAGTTTTTAAGCGGGCCATaagtacaatttttttcaacatAAGCATTTTACATCCGTTTTAGtaaaatcaatgtaaaatgTAAAACCACGACAATTTTATAATATCGGCACAAACAATTTAGATCAATCGTATAACAATCCATGTATTAAATATCTtactacatttaaaaataaaataaaatctcttaCTACTTTGATCAACTATGTGTTTGTCTCTTATTatctaccttttttttttatgaaattgaaattaatttatttttaaacactTTTAGTGTTGGAGAAAGTTGATACGCCCGCATGTAAGTAGAGTCTGGTGTAGGACGAATGCTAACAACACAAATTAAATAAGATGTGTGacctaatgtttttttaattttcaaaaaaatttagtcAATAAGAGAGAATGGGTTATAAGAGAGGAGAGTGTTAGAAGGTGTATTACTAGTCTTTCTGGTTTGATAATATTGGTCACTCTTGCAATCAAATTTGGCTTGTTGAAAATGAAAAGCCATTGATAGAGGTAGCCGTTACTGGCAATTAAACCCAACTAGCGCTCCATTGCAGGGTTCAACAAGCAACGGCCAAGAGGCTCCTTGATTAATACTCTTTGATGATTTTACAGCCTCCCTGTAAATTTCTTGCTCTTAAAAGACCCTTCATTCCCCATGTTTAAAGCCTATCTTTGTCTGAtccatttgtttttctttttacctttttttcctgTCATTTCCATTTTCTTTAGGAACACCagcttttatctttttcaaattcaaacaaGGTAAATGCTAAatacatgcatgttatttaaaatacagtattaataagaggaaaaaaatatattttaatcattgaATGACATGGAGTacgtagttttttattttataaaaagcgTTTGAATACGACATTATgcaatttttaagagaaaattaattatttaactccCTTTTTTCGCAAAATCACGGATAAATAGTTATAACATTTCATAATTTGTTGTAGTAGTTACTATAAAGTATTGACTAATAATACAACGCGTCGAAAGAAATTAACTGAATCAGctgtaaattttaataattggtAAATCCCacgaaaaaaaaactaattggtaaatcCCTTTTCCTTGGATggtaaaagcaaaacaaattttcttaataaaaccAATTTCAAATAAATCCAAGACCAAAACAATGCATCCGATATTTTTTTGGCTGAATATCAAAGCATCCGATATtattcctgttttgcttggatATCGTTCCAAAATTGACCCATTGGGTATTTTGTTCCTCAACTCAACAAAATACATGTGCCATGGTTGCTTAATTTTATCCATTGGGCTAATAGCCCGTAtgcttgaaatatttttaaataaagattatGCTAATCGTGTGTTAATGATACTGATTGGCAAGTGcttttaatatatcatattaaatatttgtaattatttttaaatattttattttttattttttacatgtttaatataataaataatatatactattttattgtatttaatatattttatttttatttatttaatcaatattGTAAATAAAGACACTCATTAATATTTAACTTGATAATTTATCTTCAGTCTCGAATTCTCTACCAATCGTTATAATTAATCTACGTTATATACCAACCCTAACAAACCAACCAATAAGCATATCCATCCCTTCCGGACTAGAgtccaaaatataaatatatgcaaCAAAGGGTATAATTTAATGACAGTATTGAATCCCACCtagaggaagaaaagacaattatttaagtttaagacaatagattaatttattttgttcctTTCAAAAAGGTTGTGTGTTGACGAGTACGTGTTcagaagttaaaataaaaagaacgttaagaatatttattatacagaaaatcaaatttaatttatatttatttcacaGTATTTAGTAGAATATATATAAcctaaatttacatttttaaatatttaagtaatCATATAATGTCACCAAATTAGTCTTCTAAACATTTTATTACTGTCTTAGTCTCTTAGAGATTTAATTTGTTACCAAATCAAtctcttaataataaaaatgaaaaactaaaggggtgataaaagtattaaaaaactaattcagaccaattttttgaaaaattaaaataatagcaaaaatattaaaataactaatttgataatcaattttaaaaaaaaatcatgtaatgACGTATGTAACcttaaatgttaaattaatgatttattCTTTCTCCATATATGTAAGGGAGAAAATGGGATGTGGATCAAGTCTCATTTTATAGGCTTAACTAGTCCGAAGGGTCTCCTAATGAAGTTCCTAAATAGCTCCCTAATTGAGTCCACAaatggtgataaaaaaataaaaatataaaatgaaacagAAAGTATTTTCGGATCCaaattttactttctattatACGTATCCAATTCTTAATTACTAATTTCTACATAACCTTTTTATATCTGAGAACATAACACGTTGTTACCTAACAAAATCAATTATTGCTGCCAGCTCAATTGTAATTTGAAGCGAACAATTAATCTCACCCGCTTTCCTTTTAAATTTACCCACCACATTTAggcaaatattttttcttttttgccgCGTATTTAAATGAAACATTGTAGACCTTACCaaatcaagaaattataaaattaaagtcaCCCTGACCAGTTGAATGAAATAATATTCCAGAGCGCCCAATCCGTGGAATGGAATTTAATAACCGAACCATATTTGTCTACATTCAAAACAAATTCCGCCTCTAGCAGCATCTTTACATCTTTAAGGGgtaatttaagtaaaatttattttgaatttttctatcttatattaattgattcctataatatcatattttgtttgaatgatatcattttaaataattattaaattacttctttaaatgacaagaaaatattttttttatttatgaataatcattataaaaataatgaaagcttaattttaaatgagtaacagtatcttaaaaataaacaattcttcaagtgacagCGTCGAGATGCTTTcaataattcaataataaaaatgaaaatcctCGCTCTAATTAATCGAAAAAAAATCCCCATTTTGACACGTGGGCCCTTTGAATGAGAGGGCGTAACGAAACTATTGAATACTTGACCGCACCCTGCATTTCCAAAACTTGATCAACGGCTACAAATTCGAATTTATAGCTGATGAGAGGAAAAAAGGAATGGCTAAGTGGTGCACGCGCGTGACTGAGACCTTTATAAAGTCCCTCACACTGTTCCCTTCTCCTTCATTCTAACTCTCTTTCTCTATCTCTAGACAAGGAATCAATTACCCTGTTCACGTTTGTTTTTTCACTGCCACAAAGCTTTCAACGCAAGCAAATCATCTTTCTATCTACACACCCCTCTTCCCCTTCTTCAATCATACCCCTTTCATaacacaacaacatatttaGGCAACTTAGCTTCCATGGCAGCTTTTGAACCTTCCTATATTTCCCACACCTAAAACAAACCCCTACCCCACCACACTTACACTTTATTCCCCTGTTTCTCACCCTCCTATCTCTCATCATTCCCTTTCACCCGTGCTGTTTCAATTTTATTACACGCCCAACATGTACAcaacaaagagagaacaacaaaGGCTCAGGTTCCAAAACCACGCTAAAAAACCCTCCTTCTCTTCCATTCTACTCGATCAAATCTACCGTTCCATCGACGAGGGCAACGACATGAAGCTCTACAACGAAACAATGGCGAAGCAACAGAACAGAGTCTTcgtcgaagaagaagaagaagaagaagagataaCGGCTGCCAGCATTCGCCGCGCTTGTTTGCTCGACAAATGGAAAGAAAGCGAAAAGGCTGGAAGTCAATGGAAAACACAAACGGAGGGAAAATCGCGTTGgcatcatcatcataatcacGAACATGACCAGGAGGTTATGTTCTTCAGTTCAACTTCGAGTTCCTCGGATTCTAGTTCTGGTTTATTGTCCTCCTCTGACACGGAATCCTTGTACGGAATGAGGTCGAAATCACGAGTTTCGTGCTTTGCGCCGTCGAGGCCGAAGCCAGTGGTGACGTCAGCGAGCAACGAAGTGGGTTTAATAAAGTCAGAATCGAGGGCATTGAAGATTTACAACAACCTGAAGAAGGTGAAGCAGCCCATCTCACCGGGGGGTAAGTTAAGTAATTTTCTTAACTCTCTGTTCGCGACAGGGGGCAGCGTTAAGAAAACCAAAACCTACGACGACGACGCCAAAGCTTCCACCAAGTCGGGACAGGACTCCACGTGTTCCTCCGCTTCCTCGTTCTCGCGGTCTTGTTTGAGCAAGGCTTCGACTTCCTCTAAGGACAAATTGCGTGACGGGGTTAAGCGAACGGTGCGTTTCTACCCCGTGAGTGTGATCGTGGGCGAGGATTCTCGAGCGTGTGGGCATAAGTGTTTGTATGAAGAGGACACTCGCGTAACGGAAGTGTCCGTGCCAACCGCGTGGAAAATTGGGCGCAAGAAGAACCAAGAAGATGAAGAATTAAGGGTCGTGGATAGGAGTAGGCGCGTGGAGGAGGCTGCTAGAGAGTTCTTGAAAGAGTACCATCGAAGCCAGAAGAAGAGCGATTTTACTAATTTGGATGTGGAAGATGATGGTGATGCATCGAGTTGTTCAAGTTCGGATCTGTTCGAGCTTGATCACCTAGCGGTGATGGGAAACGATAGGTATGGTGATGAGCTTCCCGTTTACGAGACAACTTATGTTTCTACTAATCGCGCCATTGCTAATGGCCTCATATAATGTACTACTTCTGTTCATTAGAAGCCTATGATGATAAATTACATGCAGATTATATACTAgttttatataatcattttgtttcatcttgataactttttttctatGCAAGATAGGGAGACGAATTAAGGCAGCGTTTTCCAACccaaaaatgtgattttttttttaattagaaagcaGTATAATAATTAAGCGTGTGTTCGGATGAATGAAcgttgaaaaaattaattttcaatgaaattaattttataagattGATTTTGATTAGAATTAAAATGATACGGCTTGGATGTTTATATTATAGAATTTTAAGTTAACAGTacaatttagtataattttttttattcaacacAAGAGTTACTCAAACTTATTTCAATTTAGAATCAATCTTGGATttggaattaattttaaaatcttctacaatataaaactataaatataaaaattgatctaatatcaattataaattcataatCAATTCTCTTAGGAAAAGCTAAACACGCACTAAATGGTTTGATTCGGATAccaaatataaattagaaaccGTTATTTGCTTGAGATGATTGTGGGTATTGCGAATTAGAAACCAAAATTAGTCGTTTTCTAATTTGTGTTTGTCATTGGTGAGTGTCTGGATCAAATACCAAACGTAAACATTGTAACTTTTTTCCTGGTTAGTAATTGTATTAGTGCTTAATTTTGTGGCGGTGTGAACTGAGTCTAGCTATAGGCTCACTCGGCGCGGGCACATCCCGTGCTAGATACAgtaactttttttcctttgtatAAGTACGTATCTAGGAATGCGTGGCTGAATGTATCTGTCACAGAATGTT encodes the following:
- the LOC100802581 gene encoding protein BIG GRAIN 1-like A — translated: MYTTKREQQRLRFQNHAKKPSFSSILLDQIYRSIDEGNDMKLYNETMAKQQNRVFVEEEEEEEEITAASIRRACLLDKWKESEKAGSQWKTQTEGKSRWHHHHNHEHDQEVMFFSSTSSSSDSSSGLLSSSDTESLYGMRSKSRVSCFAPSRPKPVVTSASNEVGLIKSESRALKIYNNLKKVKQPISPGGKLSNFLNSLFATGGSVKKTKTYDDDAKASTKSGQDSTCSSASSFSRSCLSKASTSSKDKLRDGVKRTVRFYPVSVIVGEDSRACGHKCLYEEDTRVTEVSVPTAWKIGRKKNQEDEELRVVDRSRRVEEAAREFLKEYHRSQKKSDFTNLDVEDDGDASSCSSSDLFELDHLAVMGNDRYGDELPVYETTYVSTNRAIANGLI